The following proteins are co-located in the Malus sylvestris chromosome 13, drMalSylv7.2, whole genome shotgun sequence genome:
- the LOC126597080 gene encoding probable RNA-dependent RNA polymerase 1 isoform X2, whose translation MTRIKQSIMILLRVTMCNLQNMRICCRCEAGDHDTRYSIHLAPNRKTEESVPRITGVTRFLLLFCSNCNYKFVTVHMMDLYIYTAVAINSINMVKTTIQLYGFSSVESPEAVKAFLEEYTGEGTVSDVKVRPPNDGKSRSYAIVEFTHAESAEIIIPLADDRLLWYGDSYLKARKWKVDNFEHSMGLVKLHFGCLVSEEQFSVLWTAPDVQVNFGTEFKNIYFSFSYNSAVYKLEVSTESISQMELHIVRDQLRNYLLIQLLGSPRIFKQKSDNDWVREVDFTPSCCIGQSSAVCLELPYGSVLPNLRDNFLHYQETEGRFALEIGNPFSCNSDLVPIVSPPEGINLPYKILFKINSLVQHGRVPGQALDVTFYKLVDPSTIRTDYIECAVDKLFRLKVCCYDPVSWLREQYRDYKSCTRIPETPAISLDDGMVYVHRVQVTPSKVYFCGPEVNLSNRVLRKYPQDIDNFLRVSFVDEDLGKIRSEDLCSHLRTSNTSAEEERRTRVYERIFSTLRNGIVIGDKKFEFLAYSSSQLRERSVWMFASRSELCAQDIRNWMGDFRGIRNVAKYGARLGQAFSSSRETFNVDRDEIELIPDVKIERSGVKYCFSDGIGKISAEFAERVARKCGRSSTPSAFQIRIGGYKGIVAVDPTLEKNLALRESMCKYQSNNTALDVLKWSKYQPCFLNRQLITLLSTLGVPDHVFQRKQRQALNQLEGVLTDPSRAKEALKTIFQGEVTDVLKEMLSCGYKPDTEPFLSLTLQAFCASKLMELRTKTRIFVSSGRSMMGCLDETGTLEYGQVFVQCSRRVISTGSNTTSSEEKFVVDRNVAVARNPCLHPGDVRVLTAVDVPALHHMVDCVVFPQKGKRPHPDECSGGDLDGDFYFVSWDSDLIPPRKVRPMNYTPAPTIELDHDVTMEEVAESFTNYIVNDMLGIISNAHAVFADTEPQKAESAQCKELAKLHSCAVDSPKTGVVVEVPRSLRAKEYPDFMEKVEKPTYESRRVIGKLFRQVKNVELGSRSHSNSIKSFTVEVATKFYDPDMEVDGFEAYIDDAINCKREYDYKLGSLMDYYGIKTEADILTGNITSVSKFFGKRKDLETINYAVRSLKKEARTWFYANLSDSSTNVDDVSATKASAWYYVTYHPRYWGQCNKGMERDHFLSFPWCVFDKLIQIKREKTSTRNSFHMSDQRGVMLDKFRSTCFPL comes from the exons ATGACAAGAATAAAACAATCCATCATGATCTTGCTACGTGTCACCATGTGTAATCTTCAGAATATGAGGATTTGCTGTCGCTGCGAAGCAGGAGATCATGACACTCGTTATTCTATCCATTTGGCGCCTAACAGGAAGACAGAGGAAAGCGTACCCAGGATAACTGGGGTGACAAGGTTTCTTCTTTTATTCTGCTCCAACTGCAACTACAAGTTTGTTACAGTGCATATGATGGacctatatatatacacag CAGTTGCCATCAACAGTATCAACATGGTTAAGACTACAATTCAGTTGTATGGATTTTCCTCTGTCGAATCACCGGAAGCAGTGAAGGCGTTTCTGGAGGAATACACTGGAGAAGGAACTGTCTCTGACGTGAAGGTTCGTCCCCCAAATGATGGAAAATCAAGATCATACGCCATAGTTGAGTTCACACATGCAGAATCTGCTGAAATAATAATCCCATTAGCTGATGATCGTCTCTTGTGGTACGGGGACTCTTACCTGAAAGCTAGGAAATGGAAGGTTGATAACTTTGAACACAGCATGGGACTTGTAAAGCTGCATTTCGGATGCCTGGTTTCCGAGGAGCAGTTTTCTGTTCTTTGGACAGCACCGGATGTTCAAGTCAACTTTGGGACAGAATTTAAGAATATCTACTTCTCGTTCTCTTATAATTCTGCTGTATACAAGCTCGAGGTCTCCACGGAAAGTATTAGCCAGATGGAGCTCCATATCGTGCGTGATCAGCTTAGGAATTATCTTCTAATCCAG TTACTTGGCAGCCCTCGGATTTTTAAGCAAAAATCTGACAATGACTGGGTTCGAGAAGTTGACTTCACTCCGTCGTGCTGCATTGGCCAATCTTCTGCTGTATGTTTGGAACTTCCATATGGTTCCGTGCTTCCAAATCTACGTGATAATTTTCTTCACTACCAAGAAACTGAAGGACGCTTCGCTTTGGAGATAGGCAACCCTTTTTCCTGCAATTCAGATCTTGTTCCTATTGTCAGTCCACCTGAAGGCATTAACTTGCCGTATAAAATCCTGTTCAAGATCAATTCCTTGGTTCAGCACGGACGCGTTCCAGGGCAAGCACTTGATGTCACGTTTTATAAGCTAGTTGATCCTAGCACAATAAGAACTGACTACATAGAGTGTGCCGTGGACAAATTATTTCGCTTGAAAGTGTGCTGCTATGATCCTGTGAGTTGGCTTCGTGAGCAGTACAGAGATTACAAGTCGTGCACGCGGATTCCTGAAACCCCTGCTATCTCTTTAGATGATGGAATGGTGTATGTGCACAGGGTTCAAGTCACACCATctaaagtttatttttgtggTCCGGAGGTAAATCTTTCCAACCGTGTTCTACGAAAATATCCTCAAGATATTGATAATTTCCTTCGTGTTTCTTTCGTGGATGAGGACTTGGGTAAGATACGTTCGGAAGATTTATGTTCGCATCTGCGCACAAGTAACACTTCTGCAGAAGAGGAAAGGAGGACGAGAGTTTATGAAAGGATATTTTCTACTCTAAGAAATGGCATTGTCATTGGTGACAAGAAGTTTGAGTTTCTTGCCTATTCATCAAGTCAGTTACGCGAGCGTTCAGTGTGGATGTTTGCGTCAAGAAGCGAGCTCTGCGCACAAGACATTAGAAATTGGATGGGGGACTTTAGAGGCATCAGAAATGTGGCGAAGTATGGTGCTAGGTTGGGCCAGGCTTTCAGCTCTTCCAGGGAGACTTTTAATGTCGATAGGGATGAAATCGAACTCATTCCTGATGTTAAAATCGAAAGGAGTGGAGTCAAATATTGTTTCTCAGATGGAATTGGGAAGATATCTGCTGAGTTTGCTGAAAGGGTGGCAAGAAAGTGCGGGAGAAGTTCTACTCCATCAGCGTTTCAAATTCGTATAGGTGGCTATAAAGGTATCGTGGCAGTAGATCCGACATTGGAAAAGAACTTGGCACTGAGGGAGAGCATGTGCAAGTACCAATCCAACAACACAGCACTTGATGTTCTCAAATGGAGCAAGTACCAGCCTTGTTTCCTCAATCGTCAACTGATTACCCTTCTGTCCACCCTTGGAGTCCCGGATCATGTCTTTCAGAGGAAGCAAAGACAGGCTTTGAATCAACTGGAAGGCGTTTTAACTGACCCATCAAGAGCAAAAGAAGCACTCAAAACGATATTTCAAGGGGAGGTCACAGACGTTTTGAAGGAAATGCTTTCGTGTGGTTACAAGCCGGATACAGAACCATTTCTGTCATTGACGCTACAAGCATTCTGCGCATCCAAGCTCATGGAACTGCGGACAAAAACAAGGATATTTGTTTCGAGTGGAAGATCAATGATGGGATGTCTGGATGAAACTGGAACGTTGGAATATGGTCAGGTATTTGTGCAATGCTCTCGCCGCGTGATTTCCACTGGCAGCAACACTACTTCGAGCGAAGAGAAGTTTGTTGTGGACAGGAATGTTGCAGTTGCTAGAAACCCATGTTTACACCCGGGAGATGTTCGTGTTCTCACAGCTGTGGACGTGCCGGCATTGCACCACATGGTGGATTGTGTAGTTTTCCCGCAAAAAGGAAAGAG ACCGCATCCTGATGAATGCTCAGGAGGAGACTTAGATGGAGATTTTTACTTTGTTAGTTGGGACTCAGATCTAATTCCACCTCGGAAAGTTCGACCGATGAATTATACCCCAGCACCAACTATTGAATTGGATCATGACGTTACAATGGAG GAAGTTGCAGAGTCGTTTACAAACTACATAGTGAACGACATGTTGGGGATCATTTCAAATGCACATGCTGTCTTTGCAGACACAGAACCACAGAAGGCCGAGAGTGCACAATGTAAAGAGCTTGCCAAGCTCCATTCCTGTGCTGTCGACTCTCCAAAAACTGGCGTGGTAGTGGAAGTGCCTCGTAGTCTACGTGCCAAAGAATATCCGGATTTCATGGAAAAGGTTGAGAAACCTACGTATGAGTCCAGACGTGTGATTGGTAAGCTTTTCCGACAGGTGAAAAATGTTGAGCTTGGATCACGTTCACATTCAAACTCAATTAAATCCTTCACCGTGGAAGTGGCTACGAAGTTCTATGATCCTGACATGGAGGTAGACGGATTCGAAGCTTACATCGATGATGCCATCAACTGCAAAAGGGAGTATGACTACAAGCTGGGAAGCTTGATGGATTACTACGGCATCAAAACTGAAGCAGACATACTAACGGGGAACATCACCAGTGTGTCGAAATTTTTCGGTAAGAGAAAGGACCTGGAAACAATAAATTACGCTGTGAGGTCACTTAAAAAGGAAGCTAGGACCTGGTTTTATGCGAATCTGTCAGATTCCAGCACCAACGTCGATGATGTATCCGCAACAAAAGCGTCAGCTTGGTACTATGTTACATATCATCCTCGTTACTGGGGTCAGTGCAACAAGGGAATGGAAAGGGATCATTTCCTCAGCTTTCCGTGGTGTGTTTTCGACAAGCTCATCCAGATCAAGAGGGAGAAAACAAGTACGAGGAATTCTTTTCATATGTCCGATCAAAGAGGCGTCATGCTTGACAAATTCCGAAGCACGTGCTTTCCGCTGTGA